The Mytilus galloprovincialis chromosome 4, xbMytGall1.hap1.1, whole genome shotgun sequence genome contains a region encoding:
- the LOC143072943 gene encoding uncharacterized protein LOC143072943 has translation MSKVKTMIDAKIGGKKVVVFSKTYCPYCTKAKKVLRNHYGKDLNEADVEIMEIENDPDCDAIQDYLKTLTGGRSVPRVFINGKCIGGGDETQALEQSGKLSGLLQ, from the exons ATGTCTAAGGTAAAGACCATGATTGACGCCAAGATTGGTGGGAAAAAAGTGGTTGTCTTTTCGAAAACTTACTGTCCTTATTGTACCAAGGCAAAAAAGGTTTTAAGAAATCACTATGGAAAGGATTTAAACGAAGCTGATGTCGAGATTATGGAAATAGAAAATGATCCAGATTGTGACGCAATCCAAGATTATCTAAAAACATTAACAGGAGGGCGATCT GTTCCCAGAGTTTTTATTAATGGAAAATGCATTGGTGGTGGAGATGAAACCCAAGCCTTGGAACAGTCAGGAAAGCTATCTGGGCTTCTGCAATAA